A section of the Fusobacterium sp. DD2 genome encodes:
- the glgB gene encoding 1,4-alpha-glucan branching protein GlgB — translation MENELDIYLFHRGEHRQAYKYMGAHFIGDDEVMFRVWAPHARSISLVGDFNNWDGRDHCMNKINNEGIWELAVKGLKKYDLYKFKVEQADGNVVFKADPYGFYSEMRPKTASLIYGIPEFKWNDTKWINKRSIGLDEPVNIYEVHLGSWKLDDEGHWLNYREIAEKLCKYVKDLNYTHIEIMPVNEYPLDASWGYQGTGYYSVTSRYGTPEDFMYFINYMHRHNIGVILDWVPGHFCKDAHGLYRFDGTPTYEYADSRMGENREWGTCNFDLTRNEVQSFLISNVNFWFDIFHIDGIRIDAVANMLYLPTLDHDDIKNQYGGKENLGAVEFFKKFNSVIHEDFPNCVIIGEDSTAWPNVTKPVEDGGLGFDGKWNMGWMNDTLKYFEVDPLFRKDHHGKLTFSFMYAFSEHYVLPLSHDEVVHGKKSILNKMPGFLGAQMANVRALYGYQMFHPGKKLNFMGNEFAQGLEWRFYEQLEWDLLKKEENKKMLDYTRDLNKMYLKEKSLWSDTGDTFEWIEHENHDGNVIIFRRKSKDQEESIVGIFNFSGEAKHGYKIGVEKTSRYRTLLNSDDPKYGGSGFTKRKIYIPKDEGWHFKEQHIEVDIQGNSVIFLKAEKQRKKVDKKTEKKESTKKDKISGTILKNNKKVKK, via the coding sequence ATGGAAAACGAATTGGACATTTATTTGTTTCATCGAGGAGAACATAGGCAGGCATATAAATATATGGGAGCACACTTTATAGGAGATGATGAAGTGATGTTCCGTGTATGGGCTCCTCATGCAAGAAGTATATCATTAGTTGGAGATTTTAATAATTGGGATGGAAGAGACCATTGTATGAATAAAATCAACAATGAAGGAATTTGGGAATTAGCTGTCAAAGGTCTAAAAAAATATGATCTTTATAAATTTAAAGTTGAACAGGCAGATGGAAATGTAGTATTTAAAGCAGATCCTTATGGATTTTACTCAGAGATGAGACCTAAGACTGCTTCCTTGATTTATGGTATTCCAGAGTTTAAATGGAATGATACTAAATGGATAAATAAGAGAAGTATAGGTTTAGATGAACCTGTAAATATCTATGAAGTTCATTTAGGATCATGGAAGCTTGATGATGAAGGACACTGGTTAAACTATAGAGAAATTGCTGAAAAACTTTGTAAATATGTAAAAGATCTCAATTATACTCATATTGAGATAATGCCAGTAAATGAATACCCACTTGATGCATCATGGGGATATCAGGGAACTGGATATTATTCAGTAACAAGCAGATATGGAACTCCTGAAGATTTTATGTATTTTATAAACTATATGCATAGACACAATATAGGAGTTATTCTGGATTGGGTACCAGGACATTTCTGTAAAGATGCTCATGGGTTATATAGATTTGATGGAACACCTACATATGAGTATGCAGATTCAAGAATGGGAGAAAATAGAGAGTGGGGAACATGTAACTTTGACCTTACAAGAAATGAAGTACAAAGTTTTCTAATCTCAAATGTAAACTTTTGGTTTGATATTTTCCACATAGATGGAATAAGAATAGATGCAGTTGCAAATATGCTATATCTACCAACTTTAGACCATGATGATATTAAAAATCAATATGGTGGAAAGGAAAACCTTGGTGCAGTTGAATTTTTTAAGAAATTTAATTCTGTAATTCATGAAGATTTTCCAAATTGTGTAATAATAGGTGAAGATTCTACAGCCTGGCCAAATGTAACTAAGCCAGTTGAAGATGGAGGACTTGGATTTGATGGAAAATGGAATATGGGATGGATGAATGATACTTTAAAATATTTTGAAGTTGACCCGTTATTCAGAAAAGACCATCATGGAAAACTTACATTTTCATTTATGTACGCCTTTTCAGAGCACTATGTATTACCTCTTTCACATGATGAAGTAGTACATGGAAAGAAATCTATATTGAATAAAATGCCTGGATTCCTAGGGGCTCAAATGGCAAATGTAAGAGCACTATATGGTTACCAGATGTTTCACCCAGGTAAGAAATTAAATTTTATGGGTAATGAATTTGCACAGGGGCTTGAATGGAGATTTTATGAGCAACTTGAATGGGATCTTCTAAAAAAAGAAGAGAACAAAAAGATGCTTGATTATACAAGAGACTTAAATAAGATGTACCTTAAAGAAAAATCTCTCTGGTCAGATACTGGAGACACTTTTGAATGGATAGAGCATGAAAATCACGATGGAAATGTGATCATATTTAGAAGGAAATCTAAAGATCAGGAAGAAAGTATAGTTGGTATATTTAATTTCTCAGGTGAAGCAAAACATGGATATAAAATAGGAGTGGAAAAGACAAGCAGATACAGAACACTTCTTAACAGTGATGATCCTAAGTATGGTGGAAGCGGATTTACAAAGAGAAAAATATATATACCAAAGGATGAGGGATGGCATTTTAAGGAACAGCATATAGAAGTTGACATACAGGGAAATTCCGTAATCTTTTTAAAAGCGGAGAAGCAGAGAAAGAAGGTTGATAAGAAAACAGAGAAAAAAGAGAGCACCAAGAAGGATAAAATATCAGGTACTATTTTAAAGAACAACAAAAAAGTAAAAAAATAG